A region of Phycisphaerae bacterium DNA encodes the following proteins:
- a CDS encoding type II secretion system protein, translated as MRSETNIKLRRLPFPGFTLIEVLVVVAIIALLVAILLPSLARARAHARYAACLSNVKQFGLAGQMFAGRNNGQLPRGGDPDGSDHWTLMVAREMGLIKRILDKTTCNQLRVDQLEIFHDPDRTAKGSAPWLGYIGNAFNPDQILGWPQMEMGAGIRIDSYRRPSEVIYIACAESENMLDPSKSANWSNNPHVVRRNWQSQLQNLTSPNPSVVDGAIGWLAANGGGIDAMDAWAGCHLPQGRILNNDANGDEPNQKFRRVARKLHLNRFTNGVFLDGHAQGAQHERRGDLENYKTWLKRFGVKAETFLKPGNDPAAVNEIPP; from the coding sequence ATGCGATCTGAGACCAATATCAAGCTTCGCAGGTTGCCGTTCCCGGGTTTTACGCTAATCGAGGTTCTGGTCGTTGTGGCCATCATTGCCCTGCTGGTTGCGATTCTGCTCCCATCGCTTGCGCGGGCCAGGGCTCACGCGAGATACGCTGCCTGCCTGAGCAACGTGAAGCAGTTTGGTCTGGCAGGCCAGATGTTTGCGGGCCGGAACAATGGACAGCTTCCCCGCGGCGGCGACCCCGATGGAAGCGATCATTGGACGCTTATGGTGGCGCGGGAAATGGGTCTTATCAAGCGGATTCTTGACAAAACCACCTGCAATCAATTGAGGGTCGATCAGCTTGAGATCTTTCACGATCCCGACCGGACGGCCAAAGGTTCAGCCCCGTGGCTCGGATACATCGGCAACGCCTTCAACCCTGACCAGATTCTCGGATGGCCACAAATGGAGATGGGTGCAGGAATCAGAATCGACAGCTACAGACGTCCGTCAGAGGTCATCTATATTGCCTGCGCGGAATCGGAGAACATGCTGGACCCGTCGAAATCGGCAAACTGGAGCAACAACCCGCACGTGGTTCGTCGGAATTGGCAGAGCCAGTTGCAGAACCTGACGAGCCCGAACCCGAGCGTTGTCGACGGCGCGATTGGCTGGTTGGCCGCCAATGGCGGCGGGATCGACGCCATGGATGCCTGGGCGGGTTGTCATTTGCCGCAGGGCAGAATCTTGAACAACGACGCGAACGGCGACGAGCCGAACCAAAAGTTCCGTCGGGTGGCGAGGAAACTGCACCTCAATCGCTTTACCAACGGCGTGTTTCTCGACGGGCATGCGCAGGGCGCGCAGCATGAGCGGCGGGGCGATCTGGAGAACTACAAGACCTGGCTCAAGCGGTTCGGGGTGAAGGCGGAGACATTCCTCAAGCCCGGCAACGACCCCGCGGCTGTCAATGAGATACCGCCCTAA
- a CDS encoding GTPase domain-containing protein, producing MNGAPDIPKDGDHLAGAAFELDRINAELAALFGREPIKLAGGADESRRDPLVICGLLGGKDVGKSTLVNTLAQKEISIDRDEVGAGTSRPIVYVHHDMVPPARMRLGRVDGGLDLQVSTHSADGIRNIVLVDLPDFDSDFMRHEAIVKAVVPHLDRVIWVATPRKIADRAWVAFAQDVVKDDTNVYFVLNKCDELLADEEDWTRPSDAAGIERQAEMFCNRQRQWALRMLAEAGHEMNPDRVFLLAVKFAESSAFLERVGVIWDDPGWHRYGGDRPVVTAIGRFLENEVKRLRRNVLGPLGADEAAEVKERNLREQIRRNTQRIRQAYEIDHWLEQLQRATAGEHRQAMLNDAFGADYCRGVATALWRTRRSDIELADEVMDVRAGRWPLLRVAYWLSRWVIRRVGRTLAGPGTAAPQTAVPAEELFRFRSRGLADRLEALGERLRTEHSPIVRQFQLRERFPDTAELAARVEQELAELPLKDDESIINRLTIGYRPSWAKRLFVWCVLFWFPFVQPVAEGLLEMAAAGTRIMGWAHGLYRLVWALGATQLLKGFVVVVGIYVACLAAIYARSVQDVYRARGLLREGGRGRAEHLDARSGTEMLAEAIDRHLLEEVGGAMFRPFEAAAIRLGQVAERLHRLDTPTPALHATTPGNEERRMQN from the coding sequence ATGAACGGAGCACCCGACATACCGAAAGACGGCGACCATCTGGCCGGCGCCGCCTTCGAGCTGGACCGGATCAACGCCGAGCTTGCGGCCCTCTTCGGGCGGGAACCGATCAAGCTGGCGGGCGGAGCAGATGAGTCACGCCGTGACCCCCTGGTCATCTGCGGACTGCTGGGCGGCAAGGACGTCGGCAAGTCAACGCTGGTCAACACGCTCGCTCAAAAAGAAATCTCCATCGACCGCGATGAGGTCGGAGCAGGCACTTCGCGCCCCATCGTGTACGTTCATCACGACATGGTGCCCCCCGCCCGCATGCGACTCGGCCGCGTCGACGGCGGACTCGATCTGCAGGTGTCCACCCATTCCGCCGACGGCATCCGTAACATCGTCCTCGTCGACCTGCCCGACTTCGACAGCGACTTCATGCGGCACGAGGCGATCGTCAAGGCGGTGGTTCCGCATCTCGACCGCGTCATCTGGGTCGCAACGCCTCGCAAGATCGCCGATCGGGCCTGGGTTGCATTCGCTCAGGACGTGGTCAAGGACGATACGAACGTGTACTTCGTGCTGAACAAGTGCGACGAACTGCTGGCCGATGAGGAAGACTGGACCCGCCCGTCCGACGCCGCCGGCATCGAGCGCCAGGCCGAAATGTTCTGTAATCGGCAAAGACAGTGGGCACTGCGAATGCTGGCCGAGGCCGGGCACGAAATGAACCCCGACCGCGTCTTTCTCCTCGCCGTCAAGTTCGCCGAGTCGTCGGCCTTTCTCGAACGCGTGGGAGTGATCTGGGACGACCCCGGCTGGCATCGTTACGGCGGCGACCGTCCCGTAGTGACCGCGATCGGCCGGTTCCTGGAAAACGAAGTGAAGCGGCTGCGCCGGAACGTGCTCGGACCGCTCGGCGCGGACGAGGCTGCCGAGGTCAAAGAACGTAACCTGCGCGAGCAGATCCGCCGTAACACGCAACGGATCCGGCAGGCCTATGAGATCGACCATTGGCTCGAACAACTGCAACGAGCGACCGCCGGCGAGCATCGGCAGGCCATGCTCAACGATGCATTCGGCGCCGACTACTGCCGAGGGGTCGCAACTGCCCTGTGGCGTACCCGCCGCTCGGACATCGAGCTGGCCGACGAGGTCATGGACGTCCGCGCGGGCCGCTGGCCGCTGCTGCGAGTCGCGTACTGGCTGAGTCGCTGGGTAATCCGCCGAGTGGGCAGAACGCTTGCTGGGCCGGGGACGGCGGCCCCGCAGACCGCCGTTCCCGCCGAGGAACTGTTCCGATTCCGAAGCCGCGGTCTGGCTGACCGCCTCGAGGCTCTCGGCGAGCGGCTGCGAACCGAGCATTCGCCGATTGTGCGGCAATTCCAGCTCCGCGAGCGATTCCCCGACACGGCCGAGCTTGCGGCGCGAGTCGAGCAGGAGCTGGCCGAGTTGCCCCTCAAAGATGATGAGAGCATCATCAATCGATTGACCATCGGCTACCGGCCGAGTTGGGCGAAACGGTTGTTCGTGTGGTGCGTGCTGTTCTGGTTCCCGTTCGTTCAGCCGGTGGCCGAGGGTCTGCTGGAGATGGCCGCCGCCGGGACACGAATCATGGGCTGGGCGCACGGCCTGTACCGGCTGGTCTGGGCACTCGGGGCGACACAACTGCTGAAAGGCTTCGTCGTGGTTGTGGGAATCTACGTCGCCTGCCTGGCGGCGATCTACGCCCGCAGCGTGCAGGATGTCTACAGGGCACGCGGCCTGTTGCGGGAAGGCGGACGGGGACGAGCCGAACACCTCGACGCCCGATCCGGCACCGAGATGCTGGCCGAAGCGATCGACCGGCATCTGCTCGAAGAAGTCGGCGGCGCGATGTTCCGACCGTTCGAAGCAGCAGCGATCCGGCTCGGGCAGGTGGCCGAGCGGCTCCACAGACTTGATACCCCAACCCCGGCGTTGCATGCGACTACGCCGGGGAATGAAGAACGGCGAATGCAGAATTGA
- a CDS encoding BNR-4 repeat-containing protein, which yields MSVEPRHARFACRTLPTCLLMTGLLAFCATARDARGQSTAPARPAQDPLKSIGPDDGYRGIWYSNQATNDEYVYKYSGGLGTYCAKHSPFAIYSAKADKTFFCYGGTVKDKRELLEMVSYYDHATGTVPRPTILMNKGTDDAHDNPVISMDDKGYIFVFCSSHGTSRPSYIFKSDKPYATDSFTVIYKGNFSYTQPWYWPGEGFLFIHTLYKGGRASHWSTSRDGITWTEPQLLAFYDQGHYQVSRPGKGVVGLGFNYHPKAFHGDPKKRGLNWRTNLYFAETRDFGRTWTNAKGDRLDLPLKAPQNPAMVREYEAEDLLVYVKDIDYDAQRRPVILFVTSRGYEPGPRNDPRTWNIARWTGSEWVFSRVTNSDNNYDTGSLYIEPDGVWRIIGPTEPGPQRYNPGGEVAIWISKDQGQSWTKIRDVTRNSELNHTYVRRPVDPHPDFYAFWADGHGREPSESRLYFCNQAGDRVFRLPWQMTGDTARPERVAYSNP from the coding sequence ATGTCAGTTGAACCGAGACATGCTCGCTTTGCTTGTCGAACGCTTCCCACTTGTTTGCTGATGACCGGGCTCCTGGCTTTCTGTGCAACAGCCCGGGATGCGCGGGGACAATCAACGGCCCCGGCTCGCCCGGCACAGGACCCGCTCAAATCCATCGGCCCCGACGACGGCTATCGCGGCATCTGGTACAGCAACCAGGCAACCAATGATGAATACGTCTACAAATACTCCGGCGGACTGGGCACCTACTGCGCCAAACACTCGCCGTTTGCGATCTACTCGGCCAAGGCCGACAAGACGTTCTTCTGCTATGGTGGAACGGTCAAGGATAAGAGGGAACTGCTCGAAATGGTCTCATACTACGACCACGCGACCGGCACCGTCCCGCGACCGACGATCCTGATGAACAAGGGCACCGATGACGCTCACGATAACCCGGTCATCTCCATGGACGACAAAGGCTACATCTTCGTGTTCTGCAGTTCACACGGGACATCGCGGCCGTCGTACATCTTCAAGAGCGACAAGCCCTACGCAACGGATTCATTCACCGTGATCTACAAGGGCAACTTCTCATATACGCAGCCCTGGTACTGGCCCGGCGAGGGCTTCCTGTTCATTCACACGCTGTACAAGGGCGGCCGTGCGTCGCACTGGAGTACCAGCCGCGATGGCATCACGTGGACTGAACCACAACTGTTGGCATTCTATGACCAGGGCCACTACCAGGTCAGCCGGCCGGGAAAAGGCGTGGTCGGCCTCGGCTTCAACTATCATCCGAAGGCTTTCCACGGCGATCCCAAGAAACGCGGACTGAACTGGCGAACGAACCTGTACTTCGCTGAGACCCGTGATTTCGGGCGCACCTGGACCAACGCCAAAGGCGACAGGCTCGATCTGCCGCTGAAGGCACCTCAGAACCCGGCGATGGTCCGCGAGTACGAAGCTGAGGATCTGCTGGTCTATGTGAAGGACATCGACTACGATGCCCAGCGCAGGCCGGTGATCCTGTTCGTCACCAGTCGTGGTTACGAACCCGGACCCCGCAACGACCCGCGGACCTGGAACATCGCCCGGTGGACCGGCAGCGAGTGGGTCTTCAGCCGCGTGACCAACTCCGACAACAACTATGATACGGGAAGCCTGTATATCGAGCCCGACGGGGTCTGGCGAATCATCGGCCCGACCGAGCCTGGGCCACAGCGATATAATCCCGGTGGCGAGGTCGCCATCTGGATCAGCAAAGATCAGGGGCAGTCGTGGACCAAGATCCGTGACGTCACTCGCAACAGCGAGCTGAACCACACCTACGTCCGACGGCCGGTTGACCCGCACCCGGATTTCTACGCCTTCTGGGCTGATGGCCACGGCCGCGAGCCATCCGAGTCACGGCTCTACTTCTGCAACCAGGCCGGCGATCGCGTGTTCCGACTGCCTTGGCAAATGACCGGCGACACGGCCAGACCCGAGCGGGTTGCGTACTCAAACCCGTGA